The following coding sequences lie in one Chelonoidis abingdonii isolate Lonesome George chromosome 6, CheloAbing_2.0, whole genome shotgun sequence genomic window:
- the LOC142047025 gene encoding uncharacterized protein LOC142047025, which translates to MEGYSGSECDRVSEISSSIEDEVPEGLVEPQEVAELTNSLKKIIQNEDVKPKLQCIMSDPSFSVVTVQSEDSGIPWETSSSRCSTPWASEASATSDLCSVESSSIDSPPVKVIFLMDEGKTVRKRMCKSSDRTSDLKGGQGSKKSDLSRTQMQELRDAPTKVQDAKLNAAQLETQAMDAETSKDEDLLDITGEPVSHASIASKSMGKENKLKKGRPALNGAVRAKIQKFNSISEEETPKFFQKKGSKDPAVPSDIKRKQKQQHKGFLNQSLSSPSLAHLEKNCNDRDDGSLHNIKHVKMNIESSSFSNAGVTVPPDKEERKETQSSPAETVHETSEQSLSFSSYLTEEEGKQEIHTSSPMPVTSISEWPISEPSDLMDIAEREEIQPFPSETTNVISEQPLSITPSLIDEGENQEIQPNSFLATKTISTDCINEPEGQATQPYLPISTESVSERSSSSHTGEETEKQEIQFYSPVTTQLEPEHSVLSEIKKRDIKPYPPITAQSKCEHPDISYSIEEAEKQEIHPYSPVIAQLESEQPDISYSTCETEKQETEQLESEHSDQEDIQPNTPIIAQSESEHSDLFYSIEEAEEQESYSPAAEQLEFETVDLSYPVDETETQESQYYSQVTAEPESELSDLSYSIDEAEKQAAQLECEHRMLSHSIEEAENEEIQPYLLVPA; encoded by the coding sequence tttAAAGAAGATTATCCAGAATGAAGATGTGAAACCCAAGCTACAATGCATCATGTCCGACCCTTCCTTTTCTGTGGTAACAGTTCAAAGTGAAGATAGTGGAATACCATGGGAAACCAGCTCAAGTAGATGTTCCACTCCTTGGGCCTCAGAAGCAAGTGCTACTTCTGATCTTTGTAGTGTTGAAAGTTCATCTATAGATTCTCCCCCAGTGAAAGTTATCTTTCTCATGGATGAAGGTAAGACTGTCCGGAAAAGGATGTGTAAATCATCAGATAGGACATCAGACTTGAAGGGAGGCCAGGGCAGCAAAAAGAGTGACTTGTCCAGAACGCAGATGCAAGAATTAAGAGATGCTCCCACAAAAGTGCAGGATGCTAAGTTAAATGCTGCTCAACTGGAAACACAAGCTATGGATGCAGAAACTTCAAAAGATGAAGATTTGCTAGACATTACAGGGGAACCAGTGTCACATGCTTCAATTGCCTCAAAGTCCATGGGtaaagaaaataaactgaaaaaaggaaGGCCAGCCCTTAATGGAGCTGTAAGAGCTAAAATCCAGAAGTTCAATTCAATTTCAGAAGAAGAAACGCCAAAATTTTTCCAAAAGAAGGGTAGTAAAGATCCAGCTGTGCCATCAGATATAAAAAGGAAGCAGAAGCAACAGCACAAAGGATTCTTAAATCAAAGCCTTTCCTCACCTTCTTTGGCGCATCTTGAAAAGAATTGCAATGATAGGGATGATGGTTCACTTCATAATATAAAACATGTCAAAATGAATATTGAATCTAGCAGTTTTTCAAATGCGGGTGTAACAGTTCCTCCTgataaagaagagagaaaagagacaCAGTCTTCTCCAGCTGAGACTGTACATGAGACATCAGAGCAGTCACTGTCTTTTTCATCATACCTTACTGAGGAAGAAGGGAAGCAGGAAATCCACACAAGTTCACCCATGCCCGTAACATCAATATCAGAATGGCCAATATCTGAGCCATCAGATCTTATGGATatagcagagagagaagaaatacagCCCTTTCCTTCTGAGACTACAAATGTAATCTCAGAACAGCCATTGTCCATTACACCATCTCTTATTGATGAAGGAGAGAACCAGGAAATTCAGCCTAATTCATTTTTGGCCACAAAGACCATTTCAACAGATTGTATTAATGAACCAGAGGGGCAAGCAACTCAGCCTTATTTGCCTATATCTACAGAATCTGTCTCTGAACGTTCTAGTTCATCACATACTGGTGAGGAAACAGAGAAGCAAGAAATTCAGTTTTATTCACCTGTGACTACACAGTTGGAGCCTGAACATTCAGTtttatctgaaataaaaaagCGTGATATTAAACCTTATCCACCTATAACTGCACAATCCAAATGTGAACATCCAGATATATCATATTCCATCGAGGAAGCGGAAAAGCAAGAAATTCATCCTTATTCGCCTGTAATTGCACAACTGGAATCTGAACAACCAGATATATCATATTCTACTTGTGAAACAGAGAAACAAGAAACAGAGCAATTGGAGTCTGAACATTCAGACCAGGAAGATATCCAGCCAAATACTCCCATAATTGCTCAGTCAGAGTCTGAACATTCAGATCTATTCTATTCCATTGAAGAAGCAGAAGAGCAAGAGTCTTATTCACCTGCAGCTGAACAACTGGAGTTTGAAACTGTAGATTTATCATATCCTGTTGATGAAACAGAAACACAAGAAAGTCAATATTATTCACAAGTAACTGCAGAACCTGAGTCTGAGCTTTCAGATTTGTCATATTCCATTGATGAAGCAGAGAAACAAGCTGCACAATTGGAGTGTGAACATCGAATGTTATCACATTCCATTGAAGAAGCAGAGAATGAAGAAATTCAGCCATATTTACTTGTACCTGCA
- the LOC142047024 gene encoding cardiomyopathy-associated protein 5-like: MQEIQLHSPKTENMMSEQLITMPLMHTDDRDGQELQAYSLGTEYLLSAQLTAPSPIFIAESDKQEIQPDAHEVPDLVSEVLNFSAGSINEEEKHDIDSALPDTEYMSSEQSMAVSSDFIDETMMQENQSYSAEVDSFPSAQLKTTLVRPFNETENLEIQAYAFEETALLSEESKTGSAVPINNNEADKQEIQSFPNEVEYFESKQFPGRLQTARTAQSTNENKSDMTMVSDFVSNEASHNLLSEPINETHTQSLYSSLPGNPASDKNVNNVTLTSIGDLSTAEEIQHFSNVEAKGREHYLPREEKLTERVNSAEESKYTPEPDEQKDMFNIISEGYEILNIHAVPLISSVDEEESKHMPDKLEYLETNTLFKTKLFDYGDHEASAYGTATEISENSVTDDTEVKDMEQKELVEVDAQEIVETEEEISTLSENKSGEVLNPNESTIEMDYFEKYTLIDDKSPTELSVQGLSPCDA, translated from the coding sequence ATGCAAGAAATTCAGCTACATTCACCTAAAACAGAAAACATGATGTCTGAACAGTTAATCACTATGCCACTAATGCATACTGATGACAGAGATGGGCAAGAACTTCAGGCTTATTCACTGGGCACAGAATACTTGCTGTCAGCACAGTTAACAGCTCCTTCTCCCATCTTTATTGCTGAAAGTGATAAGCAAGAAATACAACCTGATGCACATGAAGTGCCAGACTTGGTTTCAGAAGTGTTGAACTTTTCAGCTGGTTCTATTAATGAGGAAGAGAAGCATGATATTGATTCTGCTTTGCCTGACACAGAATATATGTCATCTGAACAATCAATGGCTGTTTCATCAGACTTTATTGATGAAACCATGATGCAAGAAAATCAGTCTTATTCAGCTGAAGTAGACAGTTTCCCATCAGCACAGTTAAAAACCACCTTAGTTAGGCCTTTTAATGAAACAGAGAATCTAGAAATTCAAGCCTATGCTTTTGAGGAAACtgctttgttgtcagaagagtcAAAAACTGGCTCAGCTGTTCCTATAAATAATAACGAAGCAGACAAGCAAGAAATTCAGTCTTTTCCAAATGAAGTTGAATACTTTGAATCAAAACAATTTCCAGGTAGACTTCAGACAGCACGTACAGCCCAAAGTACTAATGAGAATAAATCAGATATGACAATGGTATCtgattttgtttcaaatgaagCTTCCCATAATCTCCTATCAGAGCCCATTAATGAAACCCACACACAAAGTTTATACTCCTCACTACCAGGTAATCCAGCCTcagataaaaatgtaaataatgtaACACTAACTAGCATTGGAGACCTTTCAACAGCAGAAGAAATACAGCATTTTTCAAATGTAGAAGCAAAAGGGCGTGAACATTATCTACCGAGAGAAGAGAAATTAACAGAACGTGTGAACTCTGCAGAAGAATCCAAATATACTCCAGAACCTGATGAACAAAAAGATATGTTTAATATCATTTCAGAAGGCTATGAGATATTGAACATTCATGCTGTCCCACTCATTTCTTCAGTGGATGAAGAAGAAAGCAAACACATGCCAGATAAACTAGAATACTTAGAAACAAATAccctctttaaaacaaaactgtttgaTTATGGTGACCATGAAGCGTCAGCATACGGAACAGCTACAGAAATTTCAGAAAACTCAGTGACAGATGACACCGAAGTTAAAGATATGGAACAAAAAGAACTTGTTGAAGTAGATGCTCAGGAAATTGTAGAAACAGAGGAGGAAATTTCCACTCTGTCAGAAAATAAAAGTGGTGAAGTTTTGAATCCTAATGAGAGTACCATTGAGATGGATTATTTTGAAAAGTATACTTTGATTGATGACAAATCCCCCACGGAACTATCTGTTCAGGGGCTATCTCCCTGTGATGCT